The DNA sequence CGGAGCACCCGACGCACTTCATCCACGTCTTCATCATCTGCCGGGCGGCGTCCCGCGGCGACCGCACCGGGCGGGCGGCCGGGGACGCCGCCCGGGGCCGGTGCCGGAGGTCAGGCCGCCGCGCGGCGCACCCTGAGCACGTTGTCCCGGCGCAGCCCGGGGCGTCCGTCGGGGCCGTTCTGCGTCCGCTCGAACTCCTCGGCGCGCTCCACCCGCCAGGCGCCGGACGGCAGTTCCAGGGAGACGAAGACATCGTCGGGGGTGGGGAAGTACATGTCGTGGTGCGCCTCCGGGTCGAACGGGCCGGGCCCCGCGTGCCCCACGACGAGGAGCACGCCGCCGGGCGCGACGGCGGCGGCCGCACGGCGCAGGATCTGCTCGCGGGGCATGTCCCCGGGGGTGTGGAGGTAGCTCGCCGACACGAGGTCGAAGCCGCCCTCGGGGCCCTCGGGGCCCTCGGGGAACGACAGCGCGAGGTCGTGGCGCTGCCAGTCGATCGCGTCCTCGGCCACCCCGGCCTCCCGCGCGTGCAGGGCCGCCCGGTCCAGCGCGACGCCGGAGATGTCCGTCGCCGTGACCCGCCAGCCGCGGCGCGCCAGCCAGATCGCGTCGCCGCCCTCGCCGCAGCCGAGGTCCAGCGCGCTGCCCGGCGCCAGGTCCGTCACCTCGGTGACGAGCGCCGCGTTCGGGTTCCCGCTCCAGATCCGGTCGCTCTCCAGGTAGCGGGCGTCCCAGAACTCCTGGCCCGCCCCGGCGCCGGTCCCGGTGGTGTGGTGCTGGCTCATCGATGCGCTCCTCGGGGGCTCGTGGGACGGCGGGTTCCGCCGTCCTGCCCGATGGTGCGCCCGGGGGGCCACCGCGGGCAAAGAACCTTGCCGGTTCGGCAATTTCAGCGGGTGGCCGTGGGAGGGTCGGCGGCCGGGGCCGTGCCGGTGCGGGTGCCGGGACCGGCTTCGGCCCCGGGACCGGCTTCGGTGCCGGCACCGGGGTCCGCCTCCGTCCCGGCGCCCGCCGCCGTCCAGCCCCGGCTCGTGTAGTCGTAGTCGTACACGGCGCCGCCCCGCACTCCGGTGGTGCGGAACGGCCGGCCGCCGTCGTCGATCCGCACGGTGCCCGACCGGCCGCCGCTGCTCCAGGCCACGTCGAGGACCCAGTC is a window from the Streptomyces zhihengii genome containing:
- a CDS encoding class I SAM-dependent methyltransferase; protein product: MSQHHTTGTGAGAGQEFWDARYLESDRIWSGNPNAALVTEVTDLAPGSALDLGCGEGGDAIWLARRGWRVTATDISGVALDRAALHAREAGVAEDAIDWQRHDLALSFPEGPEGPEGGFDLVSASYLHTPGDMPREQILRRAAAAVAPGGVLLVVGHAGPGPFDPEAHHDMYFPTPDDVFVSLELPSGAWRVERAEEFERTQNGPDGRPGLRRDNVLRVRRAAA